From a region of the Anaeromyxobacter sp. genome:
- a CDS encoding cytochrome c oxidase subunit II gives MSQLHLPLQHLLLGQTSYLPERASSVAEGADHIFLSLFWISAVSLALIIGVTIVFVVRYRRRPGRMDPEASPDHSTRLEIIWSVIPLLLVMAVFVASTQVYQAMVNAPPGADVQQVRVSAKKWSWQFDHPGGKKDKDVHLVLGQPTELLMISTDVIHSLYVPQWRLKQDVVPGRYTRLLVTPTKAGSFPIVCTEYCGTNHSQMNAVAVVHADQAEYQAWAAEGRGADLSLVEVGRKAFDDQGCSACHAVEKPEGQDDGIGPSLFGRWGGTEQLVGGGTAKFDENYVRESIVKPGAKVVKGYDDVMPASALEERELLGLIAYLQTLVPGRGQDDGEQGERHEQGERKEKAQ, from the coding sequence ATGAGCCAGCTCCACCTCCCGCTGCAGCACCTCCTCCTCGGGCAGACCAGCTACCTGCCGGAGCGCGCCTCCAGCGTGGCCGAGGGGGCGGATCACATCTTCCTGTCGCTCTTCTGGATCAGCGCCGTCTCGCTGGCGCTGATCATCGGGGTCACCATCGTCTTCGTGGTGCGCTACCGGCGCCGGCCGGGGCGCATGGACCCGGAGGCCTCCCCGGACCACTCCACCCGGCTGGAGATCATCTGGTCGGTCATCCCGCTGCTGCTGGTGATGGCGGTGTTCGTGGCCTCCACCCAGGTCTACCAGGCCATGGTCAACGCGCCGCCGGGCGCCGACGTGCAGCAGGTGCGGGTCAGCGCCAAGAAGTGGTCCTGGCAGTTCGATCACCCGGGCGGCAAGAAGGACAAGGACGTCCACCTGGTGCTGGGGCAGCCCACCGAGCTGCTCATGATCTCCACCGACGTGATCCACTCGCTCTACGTGCCGCAGTGGCGGCTCAAGCAGGACGTGGTGCCGGGCCGCTACACCCGCCTGCTGGTCACCCCCACCAAGGCCGGCTCCTTCCCCATCGTCTGCACCGAGTACTGCGGCACCAACCACTCGCAGATGAACGCGGTGGCGGTGGTCCACGCCGACCAGGCCGAGTACCAGGCCTGGGCGGCGGAGGGGCGCGGCGCCGACCTCTCGCTGGTGGAGGTCGGCCGGAAGGCCTTCGACGACCAGGGCTGCAGCGCCTGCCACGCGGTGGAGAAGCCGGAGGGCCAGGACGACGGCATCGGCCCGTCCCTCTTCGGCCGGTGGGGCGGCACCGAGCAGCTGGTGGGCGGCGGCACGGCGAAGTTCGACGAGAACTACGTGCGCGAGTCGATCGTGAAGCCCGGGGCCAAGGTGGTGAAGGGCTACGACGACGTCATGCCGGCCTCGGCGCTCGAGGAGCGCGAGCTGCTCGGCCTGATCGCCTACCTCCAGACCCTGGTGCCGGGGCGCGGGCAGGACGACGGCGAGCAGGGCGAGCGGCACGAGCAGGGCGAGCGCAAGGAGAAGGCGCAATGA
- a CDS encoding SCO family protein, which produces MLALALLAAPAGPAHAQTTDQLRRELAEVGVQEQLGAVVPRGATFLDSEGRPLTLASLGERPLLLSFNYTSCPRLCGLQLAGLARALKEQGWTGEGFSVATVSIDPREQLPQLARYKQSVVREAGGAPGVAAGWRFLTGAQADVDALAAAVGFRYRYDPGSGEFAHQATLVVLTGDGRVSGYLHGIRYPPAALREALGRAEGNRVATAAEQRGVGGFLLTCMGFDPADPTPLALKVMRAGGGVALAFLLSFLGLHAYRGTQRRRLQGRTP; this is translated from the coding sequence CTGCTCGCGCTGGCCCTGCTGGCGGCGCCGGCCGGGCCGGCGCACGCCCAGACCACCGATCAGCTCCGCCGCGAGCTGGCCGAGGTGGGCGTGCAGGAGCAGCTCGGCGCGGTGGTCCCCCGCGGCGCCACCTTCCTCGACTCGGAGGGGCGCCCGCTCACGCTGGCCTCGCTGGGGGAGCGCCCGCTGCTGCTCTCCTTCAACTACACCAGCTGCCCGCGCCTCTGCGGCCTGCAGCTGGCGGGCCTGGCCCGCGCGCTGAAGGAGCAGGGCTGGACCGGCGAGGGCTTCTCCGTCGCCACCGTCAGCATCGACCCCCGGGAGCAGCTGCCCCAGCTGGCCCGCTACAAGCAGTCGGTGGTGCGCGAGGCCGGGGGCGCCCCCGGGGTGGCCGCCGGCTGGCGCTTCCTCACCGGGGCGCAGGCCGACGTGGACGCGCTGGCCGCGGCCGTCGGCTTCAGGTACCGCTACGATCCCGGGAGCGGCGAGTTCGCCCACCAGGCCACCCTGGTGGTGCTCACCGGCGACGGGCGCGTCAGCGGCTACCTGCACGGCATCCGCTACCCGCCGGCCGCGCTGCGCGAGGCGCTGGGCCGCGCCGAGGGCAACCGCGTGGCCACCGCCGCCGAGCAGCGGGGCGTGGGCGGCTTCCTGCTCACCTGCATGGGCTTCGACCCGGCCGACCCGACCCCGCTGGCGCTCAAGGTGATGCGCGCCGGCGGCGGCGTGGCGCTGGCCTTCCTCCTCTCCTTCCTGGGCCTCCACGCCTACCGTGGCACCCAGCGCCGTCGCCTCCAGGGCCGGACACCATGA
- a CDS encoding Mrp/NBP35 family ATP-binding protein — MGAPPDLTFGHTARPNHRAPFARHVLLFTSGKGGVGKSTVAVNVASALAQRGLRVGVLDADVHGPSVPRLLQLAGERVRWNDQGQMVPAENFGLRVMSVGLTTPEADTPLAWRSAVAISALVQLLDDVAWGPLDVLVVDLPPGTGDVQLTLAQELHVGAAVVVTTPQVVATDDVRRALRLLLEVGVPVAGVLENMSWFTAPDTGVRHHPFGQGGGKALALQYGVPFLGELPLDPAIGASADAGTPIAAVGDEAQRGLFTALAGRLWEFLEAGAAPVSGG; from the coding sequence CTGGGGGCGCCCCCCGATCTCACCTTCGGGCACACGGCCCGCCCCAACCACCGGGCCCCCTTCGCCCGCCACGTCCTGCTCTTCACCAGCGGGAAGGGTGGGGTGGGCAAGTCCACGGTGGCGGTCAACGTGGCCAGCGCCCTGGCCCAGCGCGGCCTGAGGGTGGGCGTGCTGGACGCCGACGTGCACGGCCCCAGCGTGCCGCGGCTGCTGCAGCTGGCCGGCGAGCGGGTCCGCTGGAACGACCAGGGCCAGATGGTGCCGGCCGAGAACTTCGGCCTCCGGGTCATGAGCGTGGGGCTCACCACGCCCGAGGCCGACACGCCGCTGGCCTGGCGCTCGGCGGTGGCCATCTCGGCGCTGGTGCAGCTCCTCGACGACGTGGCCTGGGGCCCCCTCGACGTGCTGGTGGTGGACCTGCCGCCCGGCACCGGCGACGTCCAGCTGACGCTGGCGCAGGAGCTCCACGTGGGCGCCGCGGTGGTGGTGACCACCCCGCAGGTGGTGGCCACCGACGACGTGCGGCGAGCGCTCAGGCTGCTGCTCGAGGTGGGGGTGCCGGTGGCGGGGGTGCTGGAGAACATGAGCTGGTTCACCGCGCCGGACACCGGCGTGCGCCACCACCCCTTCGGCCAGGGGGGTGGGAAGGCCCTGGCGCTGCAGTACGGCGTCCCCTTCCTGGGCGAGCTGCCCCTGGACCCCGCCATCGGGGCCTCCGCCGACGCCGGCACGCCCATCGCCGCGGTGGGGGACGAGGCGCAGCGCGGCCTGTTCACCGCCCTGGCCGGACGGCTCTGGGAGTTCCTGGAAGCCGGCGCTGCCCCGGTCTCGGGCGGGTGA
- a CDS encoding c-type cytochrome, which yields MRHHVRVTALRRLVRAALLATALLAGAAEAAPAATPTPAAGGAASPATAAIPEALEVQRLPTLPADPAAAAWAALPALTVPAAPQRSIRLHDRAANAALASGGPRSLSVRAATDGVALAVLVEWADATEDLAPPDATDRYGDGAALQLPLRFGPGQRLPYVGMGDEGQPVAVLLARATAAGAQARATTGAGFGTLARTDLGPLTVALRYDRQRQAWRALFVRPLAAAGLDLRQGLVPFALATWDGSRQERGGNKALTGWRFLRLPGQPLDAGYAAEQAFGRGPGDLGDAVRGRGLFEESCTACHAAAGHQGAAPGLAPDLSAIGVIATPGYLRASLLRPSEVIVPNPNPRQHQDRTAARDARGAWPDDEAFTWFAREADGRTVSTMPDYAALPPQDLADLLAYLVTMGGAPPARRTP from the coding sequence ATGCGCCACCACGTCCGAGTCACCGCCCTGCGCCGCCTGGTCCGGGCCGCGCTGCTCGCCACCGCGCTGCTCGCCGGCGCGGCCGAGGCCGCCCCGGCGGCCACCCCCACGCCCGCCGCCGGAGGCGCCGCCAGCCCCGCCACGGCGGCCATCCCCGAGGCGCTGGAGGTGCAGCGCCTGCCGACCCTCCCGGCCGATCCCGCGGCGGCCGCCTGGGCCGCCCTGCCCGCCCTCACCGTGCCGGCTGCGCCCCAGCGCTCCATCCGGCTGCACGACCGGGCCGCCAACGCCGCGCTGGCCTCGGGCGGGCCGCGGAGCCTCTCGGTGCGCGCCGCCACCGACGGCGTCGCCCTGGCGGTGCTGGTGGAGTGGGCCGACGCCACCGAGGACCTGGCCCCGCCGGACGCCACCGACCGCTACGGCGACGGCGCCGCGCTGCAGCTGCCGCTCCGCTTCGGCCCCGGCCAGCGCCTGCCCTACGTCGGCATGGGCGACGAGGGCCAGCCGGTGGCCGTGCTGCTGGCCCGCGCCACCGCCGCCGGGGCGCAGGCCCGGGCCACCACCGGCGCCGGCTTCGGCACGCTGGCCCGCACCGACCTGGGGCCGCTCACCGTGGCGCTGCGCTACGACCGGCAGCGCCAGGCCTGGCGGGCCCTCTTCGTGCGACCGCTGGCCGCGGCCGGCCTCGACCTGCGCCAGGGGCTGGTGCCCTTCGCCCTGGCCACCTGGGACGGCTCCCGGCAGGAGCGCGGCGGCAACAAGGCGCTCACCGGCTGGCGCTTCCTCCGGCTGCCGGGCCAGCCGCTCGACGCTGGCTACGCCGCCGAGCAGGCCTTCGGCCGCGGCCCCGGCGACCTGGGCGACGCAGTCCGCGGCAGGGGCCTCTTCGAGGAGAGCTGCACCGCCTGCCACGCGGCGGCCGGCCACCAGGGGGCGGCGCCGGGCCTGGCGCCGGACCTGAGCGCCATCGGGGTGATCGCCACGCCCGGGTACCTGCGCGCCTCGCTGCTCCGGCCGAGCGAGGTCATCGTGCCCAACCCCAACCCGCGCCAGCACCAGGACCGGACCGCGGCCCGCGACGCCCGCGGCGCCTGGCCGGACGACGAGGCCTTCACCTGGTTCGCCCGCGAGGCCGACGGGCGCACGGTCTCCACCATGCCCGACTACGCCGCCTTGCCGCCCCAGGACCTGGCCGACCTGCTGGCCTACCTCGTCACCATGGGCGGTGCCCCGCCCGCCCGGAGGACGCCGTGA
- a CDS encoding respiratory nitrate reductase subunit beta: MTTRQLAMVMDLNKCIGCQTCTVACKTQWTNRDGRQYMYWNNVETRPGGGYPRGWEGMGGGFDAAGALQEGTVPSLSGGYGTPWDFNLDELAEGAELRVQGEPHNGPNWDEDVGAGTFPNSWHFYLPRICNHCANPGCLAACPRGAIFKRDQDGVVLVDQDKCEGLRYCIAGCPYKKVYFNTARFKSEKCILCFPRVEKGLPPACAQQCVGRLRFVGYLDDQAGQVHQLVHRWKVALPLHPELGTQPNVFYVPPLPGPPKFDAFGKPIPGSQRIPLASLVELFGPEVKKALATLEQEKQRRAAGQPSELMDLLIAFRQAEMFRLGAPVDPGLVPLGRRGVKSAGPARGT; this comes from the coding sequence ATGACGACCCGCCAGCTCGCGATGGTGATGGACCTCAACAAGTGCATCGGCTGCCAGACCTGCACGGTGGCCTGCAAGACGCAGTGGACCAACCGGGACGGCCGCCAGTACATGTACTGGAACAACGTGGAGACCCGCCCGGGCGGCGGCTACCCGCGCGGCTGGGAGGGCATGGGCGGCGGCTTCGACGCGGCCGGCGCCCTGCAGGAGGGCACCGTGCCCTCGCTCTCCGGCGGCTACGGCACCCCCTGGGACTTCAACCTCGACGAGCTGGCCGAGGGGGCCGAGCTGAGGGTCCAGGGCGAGCCACACAACGGGCCGAACTGGGACGAGGACGTCGGCGCCGGGACCTTCCCCAACAGCTGGCACTTCTACCTGCCGCGCATTTGCAACCACTGCGCCAACCCGGGCTGCCTGGCGGCCTGCCCGCGCGGCGCCATCTTCAAGCGCGACCAGGACGGCGTGGTGCTGGTGGACCAGGACAAGTGCGAGGGGCTGCGCTACTGCATCGCCGGCTGCCCGTACAAGAAGGTCTACTTCAACACGGCGCGCTTCAAGTCGGAGAAGTGCATCCTCTGCTTCCCGCGCGTCGAGAAGGGGCTGCCGCCGGCCTGCGCCCAGCAGTGCGTCGGCCGCCTGCGCTTCGTGGGCTACCTCGACGACCAGGCCGGCCAGGTGCACCAGCTGGTGCACCGCTGGAAGGTGGCGCTGCCGCTCCACCCGGAGCTGGGCACCCAGCCCAACGTCTTCTACGTGCCACCGCTGCCCGGCCCGCCGAAGTTCGACGCCTTCGGCAAGCCCATCCCGGGCAGCCAGCGGATCCCGCTGGCCTCGCTGGTCGAGCTCTTCGGGCCAGAGGTCAAGAAGGCCCTGGCCACGCTGGAGCAGGAGAAGCAGCGGCGCGCGGCCGGGCAGCCCTCGGAGCTGATGGACCTGCTCATCGCCTTCCGCCAGGCCGAGATGTTCCGGCTGGGCGCGCCGGTGGACCCGGGGCTGGTGCCGCTGGGACGCCGCGGCGTGAAGTCGGCCGGTCCGGCGAGGGGGACGTGA
- a CDS encoding molybdopterin-dependent oxidoreductase, with translation MTVSRRNLLKGFAALGISGLASETAAAPAAQPAAPPVPPPAPTPGASTEAAWREEFARTYGDAEQHGYAYHCVNCQGNCAWEVWTDAGGRITRENQSASYPPVAADVPDANPRGCNKGAQHSQLVYQADRLMYPMRRAGARGEGKWKRISWDEAITEVATRLYQTMLEKGPAGNYVHMGSGMLSEARAASVKRLGTLLGAVRPYIASYVGDNFPGVSAVYGEGNLGCTYDFLYGADVAVFWGCNPNTSRIPDAHYLWEAKYRGAKIVVVTPEFNASAIHADLWVPVKPGGDGHLALAVMHRLLQRKLYPERFLKQFTDLTLLVRTDTRQLVRLHDVDLSDPRFDQASVERFAADHEKHHEVFLAWDLKQRKATALPGCEGSTVETLRLEDISWNLDPALSGRYRLKLKGHGEVEVAPAFSLFAKELGAYAAAKVQPITGVHPAVVDQLATLLGSSKVAVLTLGFAVGKHFNGMLSQRAISALAAFLGKLGPAGGLNTENEWSITGLEALSGFAGRYQHRFASGFVSEWMLGDGAADPSFDDADYRRATGTSRAAHQASVKAALDASEGDGPAKARQGKPWWKETETFLLFADARFRRNKGRYKQAFLEKAAFIAYGDTRMSDFATFADVLLPCTSAYEAWDLRTNPGYHRFANVCAPPANLKPVGEARSEWEISTLIAEKLQALAVARHQATGDQRSIRIPDPTHAQEGVRPLDKLVEEFTLGGKLRTDRDAVEFALEHVDQFKPSTPQSMVARGGFLVLNDLAGKTSPLYPDRPYSSFENNLYLSQRFETVSGRLTFYVDDPAWIAAGASLPAATLPIHPRRFPLLLMTPHARWSIHSTYKVSPTLLRLQRGEPCAMLNPATAKAKGIADGDRMRMWNDLGQAELLAKLSAGVPPGAVVLEHGWEPFQYRGKQGHNALVGDAINLLELSDGWGHLKFGASWDGNQHAYDATVDVAKVG, from the coding sequence ATGACCGTGAGCCGCAGGAACCTGCTGAAGGGCTTCGCCGCGCTGGGGATCTCCGGCCTGGCCAGCGAGACCGCGGCCGCCCCGGCGGCCCAGCCGGCCGCGCCGCCGGTCCCGCCCCCGGCGCCGACCCCCGGGGCCTCCACCGAGGCCGCCTGGCGCGAGGAGTTCGCCCGCACCTACGGCGACGCCGAGCAGCACGGCTACGCCTACCACTGCGTCAACTGCCAGGGGAACTGCGCCTGGGAGGTCTGGACCGACGCCGGCGGGCGCATCACCCGCGAGAACCAGTCGGCCAGCTACCCGCCGGTGGCGGCCGACGTCCCGGACGCCAACCCGCGCGGCTGCAACAAGGGGGCGCAGCACTCGCAGCTGGTCTACCAGGCCGACCGGCTCATGTACCCGATGCGCCGGGCCGGCGCGCGGGGCGAGGGCAAGTGGAAGCGCATCTCCTGGGACGAGGCCATCACCGAGGTGGCCACCCGGCTCTACCAGACCATGCTGGAGAAGGGCCCGGCCGGGAACTACGTGCACATGGGCTCGGGCATGCTCTCCGAGGCGCGCGCCGCCTCGGTGAAGCGGCTCGGGACGCTGCTCGGGGCGGTCCGCCCGTACATCGCCAGCTACGTGGGAGACAACTTCCCGGGCGTCTCGGCCGTCTACGGCGAGGGCAACCTGGGCTGCACCTACGACTTCCTCTACGGCGCCGACGTGGCGGTCTTCTGGGGCTGCAACCCCAACACCTCCCGCATCCCCGACGCCCACTACCTGTGGGAGGCCAAGTACCGCGGGGCCAAGATCGTGGTGGTGACCCCGGAGTTCAACGCCTCGGCCATCCACGCCGACCTGTGGGTGCCGGTCAAGCCGGGCGGCGACGGCCACCTGGCCCTGGCGGTGATGCACCGGCTGCTGCAGCGCAAGCTCTACCCGGAGCGCTTCCTCAAGCAGTTCACCGACCTGACGCTGCTGGTGCGCACCGACACCCGCCAGCTGGTCCGGCTGCACGACGTGGACCTCTCCGACCCGCGCTTCGACCAGGCCTCGGTGGAGCGCTTCGCGGCCGACCACGAGAAGCACCACGAGGTCTTCCTGGCCTGGGACCTGAAGCAGCGCAAGGCCACCGCGCTGCCCGGCTGCGAGGGGTCCACCGTGGAGACCCTGCGGCTCGAGGACATCTCCTGGAACCTCGACCCGGCGCTCTCCGGCCGCTACCGGCTCAAGCTCAAGGGGCACGGCGAGGTGGAGGTGGCGCCGGCCTTCTCGCTCTTCGCCAAGGAGCTCGGCGCCTACGCCGCGGCCAAGGTCCAGCCCATCACCGGGGTGCACCCGGCGGTGGTGGACCAGCTGGCCACCCTGCTGGGCTCGAGCAAGGTGGCGGTGCTCACCCTGGGCTTCGCGGTGGGCAAGCACTTCAACGGCATGCTGTCGCAGCGGGCCATCTCCGCGCTGGCCGCCTTCCTGGGCAAGCTGGGCCCCGCCGGCGGGCTCAACACCGAGAACGAGTGGTCCATCACCGGCCTGGAGGCGCTCTCCGGCTTCGCCGGCCGGTACCAGCACCGCTTCGCCTCCGGCTTCGTCTCCGAGTGGATGCTGGGCGACGGCGCCGCGGACCCGTCCTTCGACGACGCCGACTACCGGCGCGCCACCGGCACCAGCCGCGCCGCCCACCAGGCCTCCGTGAAGGCGGCGCTCGACGCCTCCGAGGGCGACGGCCCGGCCAAGGCCCGGCAGGGCAAGCCCTGGTGGAAGGAGACCGAGACCTTCCTGCTCTTCGCCGACGCCCGCTTCCGCCGCAACAAGGGGCGCTACAAGCAGGCCTTCCTGGAGAAGGCCGCCTTCATCGCCTACGGCGACACGCGCATGAGCGACTTCGCCACCTTCGCGGACGTGCTGCTGCCCTGCACCTCCGCCTACGAGGCCTGGGACCTGCGCACCAACCCCGGCTACCACCGCTTCGCCAACGTGTGCGCCCCGCCGGCCAACCTGAAGCCGGTGGGCGAGGCCAGGTCGGAGTGGGAGATCTCGACCCTCATCGCCGAGAAGCTGCAGGCCCTGGCGGTGGCGCGGCACCAGGCCACCGGCGACCAGCGGTCCATCCGCATCCCCGACCCGACCCATGCGCAGGAGGGCGTCCGCCCGCTCGACAAGCTGGTGGAGGAGTTCACCCTGGGCGGCAAGCTGCGCACCGACCGCGACGCGGTGGAGTTCGCCCTGGAGCACGTCGACCAGTTCAAGCCCAGCACCCCCCAGTCGATGGTGGCCCGCGGCGGGTTCCTGGTGCTCAACGACCTGGCCGGCAAGACCTCGCCGCTCTACCCGGACCGGCCCTACAGCTCCTTCGAGAACAACCTCTACCTGAGCCAGCGGTTCGAGACCGTCTCCGGCCGGCTCACCTTCTACGTGGACGACCCGGCCTGGATCGCCGCCGGCGCCAGCCTGCCGGCCGCCACCCTGCCCATCCACCCCAGGCGCTTCCCGCTGCTGCTGATGACGCCCCACGCCCGCTGGTCGATCCACTCGACCTACAAGGTGTCGCCCACGCTGCTCAGGCTGCAGCGCGGTGAGCCCTGCGCCATGCTCAACCCCGCCACCGCCAAGGCCAAGGGCATCGCCGACGGGGACCGGATGCGCATGTGGAACGACCTGGGCCAGGCGGAGCTGCTGGCCAAGCTGTCGGCCGGGGTGCCGCCCGGCGCGGTGGTGCTGGAGCACGGCTGGGAGCCGTTCCAGTACCGCGGCAAGCAGGGGCACAACGCCCTGGTGGGCGACGCCATCAACCTGCTGGAGCTCTCCGACGGCTGGGGTCACCTCAAGTTCGGCGCCAGCTGGGACGGCAACCAGCACGCCTACGACGCCACGGTCGACGTGGCCAAGGTCGGGTAA
- a CDS encoding sulfurtransferase — MRTAAALALTLLPLLHAAPALAAGEFISHEEAKALVGNPGVRFVWADSEKDFSKAHLPGSVDAYAHGLHYLDDVKACQGLPMCEDHAAAYIGGELGIDAATEVVVYDLGAGANASGTWFFLKLYGVKKVRILEGGLATWVAHGGPVEAGQPAKVPAKAFTPVVDRSMIATVDEVKKATGDAAHYLILDARHTLDEFSGKALQTAHANEDEEITVKRGGAIPGAVFSPWSKYAGNKDGQADKPTLKDAAELQKQLEKLKKNGYDPSKTVISYCHVGLGRGSFQYLALKQAGHANVKVYVGSWDEWGNDPTLPLAAQP, encoded by the coding sequence ATGAGAACCGCCGCCGCCCTCGCCCTCACCTTGCTCCCGCTGCTCCACGCCGCCCCGGCCCTGGCCGCCGGCGAGTTCATCTCCCACGAGGAGGCCAAGGCCCTGGTGGGCAACCCCGGGGTCCGCTTCGTCTGGGCCGACTCGGAGAAGGACTTCAGCAAGGCCCACCTGCCGGGCTCGGTGGACGCCTACGCCCACGGGCTCCACTACCTGGACGACGTGAAGGCCTGCCAGGGCCTGCCCATGTGCGAGGACCACGCCGCCGCCTACATCGGCGGGGAGCTGGGCATCGACGCCGCCACCGAGGTGGTGGTCTACGACCTGGGCGCCGGCGCCAACGCCTCGGGCACCTGGTTCTTCCTCAAGCTCTACGGGGTGAAGAAGGTCCGCATCCTGGAGGGCGGCCTGGCCACCTGGGTGGCCCACGGCGGCCCGGTGGAGGCCGGCCAGCCCGCCAAGGTGCCGGCCAAGGCCTTCACCCCGGTGGTGGATCGCTCCATGATCGCCACGGTGGACGAGGTGAAGAAGGCCACCGGCGACGCGGCCCACTACCTCATCCTGGACGCCCGCCACACCCTCGACGAGTTCAGCGGCAAGGCGCTCCAGACCGCCCACGCCAACGAGGACGAGGAGATCACCGTGAAGCGGGGCGGCGCCATCCCCGGCGCGGTCTTCTCGCCCTGGAGCAAGTACGCCGGGAACAAGGACGGACAGGCCGACAAGCCCACCCTGAAGGACGCGGCGGAGCTGCAGAAGCAGCTCGAGAAGCTCAAGAAGAACGGCTACGACCCGTCCAAGACGGTCATCAGCTACTGCCACGTCGGGCTGGGGCGCGGCTCGTTCCAGTACCTGGCCCTCAAGCAGGCCGGCCACGCCAACGTGAAGGTCTACGTCGGCTCCTGGGACGAGTGGGGCAACGACCCGACGCTCCCGCTGGCCGCCCAGCCCTGA
- a CDS encoding metalloregulator ArsR/SmtB family transcription factor has translation MDVSSPPARHAARAHYGEIARLGRALGSPVRLQLLDLLRQAPRSVEDLAETAGVSLANASRHLQQLRAARLVTSDRDGRRSRYRLTDAGVSQAFGLMRGLAEALLPEMDRLRRELGVLDPAERDEVLDEIQAGRCTLLDVRPTAEYEAGHLPGARSVPLAELPSRLAELPRDRAVVTYCRGPYCPLAVDAVRVLRSAGYRARHLDLGVPDLRPAPSLP, from the coding sequence ATTGATGTCAGCTCACCGCCCGCCCGCCACGCCGCCCGGGCTCACTACGGCGAGATCGCCCGGCTCGGCCGGGCGCTCGGGAGCCCCGTCCGACTCCAGCTGCTCGACCTCCTGCGCCAGGCGCCGCGCAGCGTGGAGGACCTGGCGGAGACCGCGGGCGTGAGCCTGGCCAACGCCTCGCGCCACCTGCAGCAGCTGCGGGCGGCCCGCCTGGTGACCTCGGACCGCGACGGTCGGCGCAGCCGCTACCGGCTCACCGACGCGGGGGTCTCGCAGGCCTTTGGCCTGATGCGCGGGCTGGCCGAGGCGCTGCTGCCGGAGATGGATCGCCTGCGGCGTGAGCTCGGCGTGCTCGACCCCGCCGAGCGCGATGAGGTGCTCGACGAGATCCAGGCGGGGCGGTGCACGCTGCTCGACGTGCGCCCGACCGCAGAGTACGAAGCCGGCCACCTGCCGGGGGCGAGATCGGTGCCCCTGGCGGAGCTGCCGTCCCGGCTGGCGGAGCTCCCACGCGACCGCGCGGTGGTGACCTATTGCCGCGGACCCTACTGCCCGCTGGCGGTGGACGCCGTCCGGGTTCTGAGATCTGCTGGCTACCGGGCCCGGCACCTCGACCTGGGCGTGCCGGACCTCCGGCCCGCTCCCTCGCTCCCGTGA